The DNA segment TGTTTTGCACTTGAATTTTCCCACCTGTTGTAATAATGGTCGCCCCTCATATAGGGGTACCTGCCATTTTGGGGATCTTGTTTCAGCCCCCTATTAATCCACTTGAGACTCCCGGTCAACTCGGCCAGTTCTTCAATCACGCCCAAATTGTCCGGCTGCATGGCGTATAATTTTTCAAGCCGATTGACGATCCAACTCTTGGATTTTCCTATCCTCTTGCCCAATTTAATGGTCTCTTCCAAAAAGAAAACACTCGAGGCGTCATTTTGATACAATTTTTCAAAGGCATCAAAGGCTTTATCATCATCGCCTCTCTGATCATACATACCCGCCAATTTTTCCAGCGTAGCATAATCATCGGGATTGATCTCCAGCACTTTTTCCATTTCGGCCAGAGCTTCGTCCTCACCGCCTGTTCGCAGATGTAATTTACCAATCATATCCCGCACTTCGGGCTCATCGGGAGCCAATTCACCCCACTTTTTGGCATACTCCAATGCTTGTTCATAGTCTTCAGTTTCAACATTCAAGCTAACCAGCGCGTGATAATATTTAATTTTTTCCTCTGCCGTGAGGTCAAATGCCAGCAACGCCTCATAATTCTCAATGGCTTTTTCGGGCTGTTCCTGTATAATATAGATGCGTGCTAATGCAACGTGTGCTCCCCTGGTGTATTTGCTTGTAGGCTCAAGTTCAACAGCTTTTTGAAACCAGGTAATCGCATCTTCGTATCTTTCTATTTCTTCGTACAATCTGCCCAAGTATCGAGCGGTAGTTGCTCTTTTTGGATTAAAACCCCACGATTTCAAAAATTGTGTTTCGGCATCTTCGTATTGCTTGCTCTTGAGATATCGAGCACCAAAAGACAGGTGTTGTCCAGCCTTCTTAATAGAATCCGCCTTTGTCATCTCTGGTTCGCCATCTTCGGCAAAACAGAGTGACGCTGTACTCAGAACAAAAAAGCCGCACAACAAAGCCAAAAAACCAGATCGGAATTTCAAATCCAAAATCATGGTTCCAGTCTCCATACTATATGGGATGAAAATTCGCAGAAAACGACACATAACGGGCCGTTTTCCTTATTATAGGAATAATATACAACCCACAAAAAAAAATAATGCGATTACAGGTATCAGGGCAGAAGAATCTAATGAATGAAAAAAAACCTGTCAAGCCAAAATCTGCTTCAAATTAAACGAAATACAAATCAATAGAGT comes from the Gemmatimonadota bacterium genome and includes:
- a CDS encoding tetratricopeptide repeat protein encodes the protein MILDLKFRSGFLALLCGFFVLSTASLCFAEDGEPEMTKADSIKKAGQHLSFGARYLKSKQYEDAETQFLKSWGFNPKRATTARYLGRLYEEIERYEDAITWFQKAVELEPTSKYTRGAHVALARIYIIQEQPEKAIENYEALLAFDLTAEEKIKYYHALVSLNVETEDYEQALEYAKKWGELAPDEPEVRDMIGKLHLRTGGEDEALAEMEKVLEINPDDYATLEKLAGMYDQRGDDDKAFDAFEKLYQNDASSVFFLEETIKLGKRIGKSKSWIVNRLEKLYAMQPDNLGVIEELAELTGSLKWINRGLKQDPQNGRYPYMRGDHYYNRWENSSAKQDSINALIWYRRALKDPQWKGNANAMIQTLDPPLTEEEKKRREFFEGSKKKKEEVETEGKK